From the Thunnus albacares chromosome 24, fThuAlb1.1, whole genome shotgun sequence genome, one window contains:
- the LOC122976545 gene encoding nuclear pore complex-interacting protein family member B4-like produces the protein MGLWSDPSLLKAQRKVNSHHMNSFVESQQQQGAYGSHVSKMHFSAGPYHKTDRVCSFQGAAPTPLPPRKYYYSVFFHAEEVPLPESRGPADLNKSATWPRAATQDAALANVCPLPHEVHLPPSPPPPQTMEKKYPDLSNMGFPSLDDEVAFFMSKPRSLMPCEVPLPPSPSPADIVHTPEKKYPDLSYIRFPSLDDDIEPKHPNLLPHEVPLPPSPPPTDAALHMALTPEKKYPDLKNIGFPSLDDEVACLMTKPPNLLPHEVPLPPSPPPADAAFHVGHFNEKKYPDLSYIGFHSLAKDDELKHPSLLPHEVPLPSSPPPADAMLHMVLTPEKKYPHLKNIGFSSLDDEVACLMPKPPKLLPHEIPLPPSPPPADTAFHVAHFYEKYPDLSCIGFPSLDDEDELQRPSLLPHEVPLPLSPPPTDAVLHIAHTPEKRYPDLSCIGFPSLDDDDELQRPSLLPHDVPLPPSPPPTDAVLHIAHTPEKRYPDLSCIRFPSLDDDIEPKCHKLLPHEIPLPPSPPPTDAVLHIAHTPEKKYPDLSCIRFPSLDDDIEPKCHKLLPHEIPLPPSPPPADAAPHVYTPEKKHLGLTGFPFLDVDTETVPKPLSKMACVVPLPPTPPPAATALHMVHTPDKKYPDLRNIGFPSLDDEVACLMSKPLNIIACDIPLPPSPSPADSKPLPPSPSLVETPQLAKKYLDLSFVTFPCLDDD, from the exons ATGGGTCTTTGGTCTGACCCAAGCCTACTGAAGGCTCAGAGAAAG GTGAACAGCCATCACATGAACAGTTTTGTAGAGTCCCAACAACAACAAGGGGCCTATGGATCACATGTCAGTAAAATGCACTTTAGTGCAGGTCCTTATCACAAAACTGACAG AGTGTGCAGCTTTCAAGGGGCAGCCCCTACACCACTTCCCCCAAGAAAATACTACtactctgttttctttcatgctGAGGAGGTTCCACTGCCAGAAAGCAGAGGACCAGCAGACCTGAATAAGTCTGCAACATGGCCAAGAGCAGCAACACAG gaTGCAGCACTTGCAAATGTCTGCCCACTGCCCCATGAGGTCCATTTGCCTCCAAGTCCGCCACCTCCACAGACAATGGAGAAGAAGTATCCAGATTTGTCAAACATGGGGTTTCCTTCTCTGGATGATGAAGTGGCCTTTTTTATGTCTAAGCCTCGCAGCCTGATGCCTTGTGAGGTTCCTCTGCCTCCAAGTCCATCACCTGCTGACATAGTGCACACTCCTGAGAAGAAGTACCCAGATTTGTCTTACATTAGGTTTCCTTCTCTGGATGATGACATTGAACCAAAGCATCCCAACCTGTTGCCTCATGAGGTTCCACTGCCTCCAAGTCCTCCACCTACTGATGCTGCACTTCACATGGCGCTCACCCCTGAGAAGAAGTACCCTGATTTGAAAAACATAGGGTTTCCTTCTTTGGATGATGAAGTGGCCTGTTTGATGACAAAGCCTCCTAACCTGCTGCCTCATGAGGTTCCTCTTCCTCCAAGTCCTCCACCTGCTGATGCTGCATTCCATGTGGGACACTTTAACGAGAAGAAGTACCCAGATTTATCTTACATCGGGTTTCATTCTCTGGCTAAGGATGATGAACTAAAGCATCCCAGCCTGTTGCCTCATGAGGTTCCACTGCCTTCAAGTCCTCCACCTGCTGATGCTATGCTTCACATGGTACTCACTCCTGAGAAGAAGTACccacatttgaaaaacataGGGTTTTCTTCTCTAGATGATGAAGTGGCCTGTTTGATGCCAAAGCCTCCTAAACTGCTGCCTCACGAGATTCCTCTTCCTCCAAGTCCTCCACCTGCTGACACTGCATTCCATGTGGCACACTTTTATGAGAAATACCCAGATTTGTCTTGCATTGGGTTTCCCTCTctggatgatgaagatgaactACAGCGTCCCAGCCTGTTGCCTCACGAGGTTCCACTGCCTCTAAGTCCTCCACCTACTGATGCTGTGCTTCACATAGCACACACTCCTGAGAAGAGGTACCCAGATTTGTCTTGCATTGGGTTTCCCTCTCTGGATGATGACGATGAACTACAGCGTCCCAGCCTGTTGCCTCACGATGTTCCACTGCCTCCAAGTCCTCCACCTACTGATGCTGTGCTTCACATAGCACACACTCCTGAGAAGAGGTACCCAGATTTGTCTTGCATTAGGTTTCCTTCTCTGGATGATGACATTGAACCAAAGTGTCACAAACTGTTGCCTCATGAGATTCCACTGCCTCCAAGTCCTCCACCTACTGATGCTGTGCTTCACATAGCACACACTCCTGAGAAGAAGTACCCAGATTTGTCTTGCATTAGGTTCCCTTCTCTGGATGATGACATTGAACCAAAGTGTCACAAACTGTTGCCTCATGAGATTCCACTGCCTCCAAGTCCTCCacctgctgatgctgcaccTCATGTGTACACTCCTGAGAAGAAGCACCTGGGTTTGACCGGGTTTCCTTTTCTTGATGTGGACACTGAAACGGTGCCAAAGCCTCTCAGCAAAATGGCTTGTGTGGTTCCACTGCCTCCAACTCCTCCACCTGCTGCCACTGCACTTCACATGGTGCACACTCCAGACAAGAAGTACCCAGATTTGAGAAACATTGGCTTTCCTTCTCTGGATGATGAAGTGGCCTGTTTGATGTCCAAGCCTCTCAACATAATAGCTTGTGATATTCCTCTGCCTCCAAGTCCTTCACCTGCTGATTCAAAGCCTCTGCCTCCAAGTCCTTCCCTTGTTGAAACTCCCCAGCTTGCCAAGAAATACCTTGATTTatcttttgtcacttttccttGTCTGGATGATGACTAA
- the abcb6a gene encoding ATP-binding cassette, sub-family B (MDR/TAP), member 6a, translating to MLVQSYCEANSSISHTWVDEGISPCFYFTLVPSVLLTIAFFLGTIHCICFQKYGTAMEPKFIPRSRLYGLQLAISVLLLVQFLSGMVWRVASGGELPGYVVLYGCFSALGWVWATALLRVERRRVLVMDRTRGHSAALLLFWAVAFSAENLAFVSWYSPHWWWGLDNNEQQVQFALWLMRYIGTGLLFFIGLKAPGLPRRPYMLLINEDERDVEHSGQSLLGRTEENESTWRDFWKKIRLLIPYMWPRGSIFLQLLVLFCLGLLGIERAINVFVPIYYKNIVNELTDGSSWHTVATTVCIYVFLKLMQGGGAGASGFVSNLRSFLWIRVQQFTNRVVQVRLFAHLHSLSLRWHLGRKTGDVLRSIDRGTSSINSLLSYIVFSIFPTIADIVISIIYFITYFNAWFGLIVFVCMALYLTLTIIITEWRTKYRRDMNQQDNNAKSKAVDSLLNFETVKYYNAENYEVGRFEDAILKYQVSEWKTQASLAFLNQTQNLIIGSGLLAGSLLCAYFVTEGKFQVGDFVLFGTYIIQLYTPLNWFGTYYRMIQNSFIDMESMFKLFEEEEEVKDEVNAGNLLYKLGKVEFENVYFSYTNGKEILKDVSFTVLPGQTVALVGPSGSGKSTIIRLIFRFYDVHGGCIRIDGQDISKVKQTSLRAHIGVVPQDTVLFNDTIRDNIRYGRISASDQEVEEAAIAADIHSKIMTFPEGYDTQVGERGLKLSGGEKQRVAIARTILKAPQIILLDEATSALDTQTERNIQASLAKVCANRTTVVVAHRLSTIIGADQILLINEGRIAERGRHEELLLKGGMYADMWMKQQQAQDVDSSSDTEAKDRKSEKLQPPSSSSGHHGH from the exons ATGCTGGTACAGAGCTACTGTGAAGCCAATTCCTCCATCTCCCACACGTGGGTGGATGAGGGCATCTCCCCCTGCTTCTACTTCACACTGGTCCCTTCGGTTCTTCTCACCATCGCTTTCTTCCTCGGCACCATCCACTGCATATGCTTTCAGAAGTATGGCACCGCAATGGAACCCAAGTTCATACCGCGCTCTCGCCTCTATGGCCTCCAGCTGGCCATCTCCGTCCTTCTCCTTGTCCAGTTTTTGAGCGGGATGGTGTGGCGAGTTGCCAGCGGAGGGGAGCTCCCAGGCTATGTGGTGCTTTATGGCTGCTTTTCTGCACTGGGCTGGGTATGGGCTACTGCCTTGCTTCGGGTGGAGAGACGCAGGGTCCTAGTGATGGATCGGACCAGGGGCCACAGtgcagctctgctgctgttctggGCTGTGGCGTTCTCAGCTGAGAACCTGGCTTTCGTCTCATGGTACAGTCCGCACTGGTGGTGGGGCCTTGATAACAATGAACAACAG GTGCAATTTGCTCTGTGGCTGATGCGCTACATTGGCACGGGGCTACTCTTCTTCATTGGTCTCAAAGCTCCTGGGTTGCCACGGAGACCCTACATGCTACTGATAAACGAAGATGAGCGGGACGTAGAACACAGCGGACAG AGCCTGCTGGGCAGAACAGAAGAGAACGAGTCTACTTGGAGGGATTTCTGGAAGAAGATCCGCCTGCTCATACCGTACATGTGGCCCCGGGGCAGCATCTTCCTCCAGCTACTGGTCCTCTTCTGTTTGGGGCTGCTGGGAATCGAGAGGGCTATCAATGTCTTTGTTCCCATATACTACAAAAATATTG tgAATGAACTGACTGATGGCAGCAGCTGGCATACTGTGGCCactacagtgtgtatttatgtctttCTCAAGCTCATGCAGGGCGGAGGAGCAG GTGCCTCAGGGTTTGTCAGTAACCTGCGCTCCTTCCTGTGGATTCGGGTGCAGCAGTTCACCAACCGTGTGGTTCAGGTGCGTCTGTTTGCCCACCTGCACTCCCTCTCCCTGCGCTGGCATCTGGGCCGCAAAACCGGTGATGTGCTGAGAAGCATCGACCGTGGTACCTCCTCCATCAACAGCCTGCTCAG CTACATAGTGTTCAGCATCTTCCCAACCATCGCTGACATTGTCATTTCCATCATTTACTTCATCACCTATTTCAATGCGTGGTTTGGTCTTATTGTCTTCGTCTGCATGGCCCTGTACCTCA CTCtgaccatcatcatcactgaatgGAGAACCAAGTACAGACGAGACAtgaatcagcaggacaacaatGCCAAGTCCAAGGCTGTGGACTCTTTGTTAAACTTTGAGACG GTAAAATACTACAATGCGGAGAACTATGAGGTCGGCCGTTTTGAGGATGCCATCTTAAAATATCAG GTGTCAGAGTGGAAGACCCAGGCGTCCTTGGCCTTCCTCAACCAAACACAGAACCTCATCATCGGATCAGGCCTGCTGGCCGGCTCCCTGCTCTGTGCCTACTTTGTGACTGAAGGAAAGTTTCAG GTTGGAGATTTTGTTCTCTTTGGTACTTACATCATCCAGTTGTACACCCCTCTCAACTGGTTTGGTACCTACTACAG aATGATCCAGAATTCGTTCATTGACATGGAAAGCATGTTCAAACTttttgaagaggaggaagag GTGAAAGATGAAGTAAATGCAGGGAATCTTCTCTACAAACTAGGAAAAGTGGAGTTTGAGAATGTTTACTTCAGCTACACTAATGG CAAGGAGATTCTTAAGGATGTTTCCTTCACTGTACTGCCTGGACAGACAGTTGCCTTG GTGGGACCGTCAGGGTCTGGGAAGAGCACTATTATTAGACTTATCTTCCGTTTCTATGACGTTCATGGAGGCTGCATTCGTATCGATGGCCAGGATATATCGAAA gtgAAGCAGACATCTCTGCGAGCTCATATTGGTGTGGTCCCCCAGGATACTGTGCTTTTCAACGACACCATCCGGGACAACATTCGTTACGGTCGCATCTCTGCTAGCGAccaggaggtggaggaggctgCCATCGCTGCTGATATCCACAGTAAAATCATGACATTCCCTGAAG GTTATGATACGCAGGTGGGTGAAAGAGGTCTGAAGCTGAGTGGAGGAGAGAAGCAAAGGGTGGCTATAGCCAGAACTATCCTCAAAGCACCACAGATTATCCTGCTGGATGAG GCCACATCTGCATTAGATACACAGACAGAACGCAACATCCAGGCCTCACTGGCTAAAGTCTGTGCTAACCGTACAACAGTTGTTGTAGCTCACAG GTTGTCTACCATCATCGGAGCAGACCAGATTCTGCTTATCAATGAGGGTCGGATTGCTGAGCGAGGACG ACATGAGGAATTGCTGCTCAAGGGAGGCATGTATGCAGACATGTGGATGAAGCAACAGCAGGCCCAGGATGTGGATTCCTCATCAGACACAGAAGCCAAAGACCGCAAGTCTGAGAAGCTGCAGCCGCCATCATCCTCTTCAGGCCACCACGGCCactga
- the cnppd1 gene encoding protein CNPPD1, whose protein sequence is MDFDALFNENTIQFSDFQEFTFLPGHQKLTERVRKRLYYGLDKDVSLDALSCPVTDIAVEIFQKSAPSPIRKLHKKYAAHVAREACISPCAMMLALVYIERLRHRNPEYLQKISSSDLFLISMMVASKYLYDEGEEEEVFNDEWGAAGKLDVQTVNNLEMNFLNAIEWSLFTEPNDFFDILNQLETSIAERQGMKRGWFTYTDLCVLLEQSAWSHALTAIYQHFTKVSCMLGLVYLTSVAGLIATSAVLHQLSLSRSGQSLLPVPADISPAQLETSNLNPEAPPAAQRLPCCILANKSLNRQTSALRISQDQRQNPPSASSQTSILCLWGSLLASMGHIHPETKSEMESPQTWSTASFFCPGCLAFLPPLQCGLRNTSTPFAHGPLDNHQRHAAWPASSLFEGADRSLNSRLGGVFPPVKLGPCHPESLLPVDKTQALLMPG, encoded by the exons ATGGATTTCGACGCTTTATTTAACGAAAATACTATTCAGTTTTCGGACTTCCAGGAGTTCACG TTTCTTCCTGGACACCAGAAGTTGactgagagagtgagaaagCGACTGTATTATGGCCTGGATAAAGACGTTTCTTTAGATGCCCTCTCCTGCCCTGTCACAG ATATTGCCGTCGAGATCTTCCAGAAGTCTGCACCAAGTCCAATACGAAAACTCCACAAGAAGTATGCTGCTCATGTTGCCAG GGAGGCTTGCATCTCTCCGTGTGCCATGATGCTGGCTCTAGTTTACATAGAAAGGCTCCGACACAGAAACCCTGAATACCTACAAAAGATCTCCTCCTCTGACCTCTTCCTGATCTCCATG ATGGTTGCCAGCAAGTACCTGTATGATgaaggggaggaagaagaggtttTCAATGATGAGTGGGGAGCAGCAGGCAAGCTGGATGTCCAAACTGTCAATAACCTGGAGATGAACTTCTTGAACGCTATT GAGTGGAGCCTCTTCACGGAGCCAAATGACTTCTTCGATATATTGAATCAGCTGGAAACCAG CATTGCAGAGCGGCAGGGGATGAAACGTGGCTGGTTCACCTACACTGACCTCTGTGTGCTGCTGGAGCAATCAGCATGGAGCCATGCCCTCACAGCCATCTACCAGCACTTTACCAAG gtaTCCTGTATGCTCGGACTCGTCTACCTGACCAGTGTGGCCGGCCTTATTGCCACCAGCGCTGTGCTGCACCAGCTCAGTCTCTCCAGGAGCGGCCAATCCCTGCTTCCAGTTCCAGCTGATATCAGCCCAGCCCAACTTGAGACCTCCAACCTAAACCCAGAAGCTCCTCCTGCAGCCCAACGCCTCCCCTGTTGCATTCTGGCCAATAAGAGTCTGAACCGTCAGACCAGTGCACTCAGAATCAGCCAGGACCAGAGACAAAATCCTCCATCGGCTTCCTCACAGACATCCATATTGTGTCTCTGGGGCTCCCTCCTTGCCTCAATGGGTCACATACATCCCGAAACAAAATCTGAGATGGAAAGTCCCCAAACCTGGTCTACTGCCTCCTTCTTCTGTCCTGGCTGTCTTGCATTCCTCCCTCCACTTCAGTGCGGGCTTAGAAACACCTCCACCCCCTTCGCTCACGGGCCCCTTGATAACCATCAGCGTCATGCAGCATGGCCGGCCTCCAGCCTCTTTGAAGGCGCGGACAGGAGTCTGAACTCTCGCCTGGGGGGGGTATTTCCTCCTGTAAAGCTGGGACCCTGCCATCCAGAGTCTCTGTTACCTGTCGACAAAACCCAAGCTCTGCTCATGCCTGGCTAG